The Aureitalea marina genome includes a window with the following:
- a CDS encoding glycoside hydrolase family 31 protein: MIINTELEQKGNQFPKSIIDFKKKKDNFYFYSDNGVALKVTVLRDSVFRFRYATEGSFAKDFSYAISKDAVHGYNQLDYTEEKDHYQIRTSKLILQIDKSNFRKTIKTLDGQVIMEDEIGFHWEFSYEHGSDIVKMSKVAQKMESFYGLGDKPMHFNLKGKRVQNWVTDEYAYGKDRDPIYKAIPFYIGLHNDTAYGLFFDNTFRTFFDFGHERRNVTSFWAQGGEMNYYFFYGPEMEQVVTSYTDLTGKPEMPPLWALGYHQSKWSYYPESNVRELAAKFRELKIPCDALYLDIDYMDGFRCFTWNKDYFPDPEKMVSELQEDGFKTVAIIDPGIKIDKDYDIYNEALEKGYFCQRADGPLMRGKVWPGECNFPDFTNPEVRTWWSGLYKELIEDVGIAGVWNDMNEPAVMEVPTKTFPLDVRHDYDGNPCSHRKAHNVYGMQMAKATYQGVKEFVYPKRPFIITRSAYSGTQRYSSSWTGDNVASWEHLWLANQQVQRMCVSGMSFIGSDIGGFAEQPTGELFIRWIQLGVFHPFCRVHSSGDHGDQEPWSFDQDVTDITRKYIELRYKLLPYLYTMFYRYATDGIPMIKPLVYFDQEDHQTYYRTDEFICGDHLLVCPIQEPNAKGRRMYIPRGRWYNYWTGEVVKGGKEQWVDADIQTIPLFVREGAIIPKYPVQQYVGEKEIDEVELEIYYKEGKLNSVLYEDAHEGYDYKKGRYSFRTFKVTGKKNELILQQHKEGRYITPYDKFRLDLKGLPFEIKKIEVDNQETPLSELRVNGNTCIVVDKNFTELHFIGE, translated from the coding sequence ATGATTATCAATACCGAACTGGAACAGAAGGGGAATCAGTTTCCCAAGTCCATTATAGACTTCAAAAAAAAGAAAGACAATTTTTATTTCTACTCCGACAACGGGGTTGCCTTAAAGGTCACTGTTCTCAGAGATAGCGTATTCAGATTCAGATATGCAACCGAAGGAAGTTTTGCAAAGGACTTCTCCTATGCCATCTCCAAGGATGCCGTTCATGGATACAATCAATTAGACTACACGGAAGAAAAAGATCACTATCAGATCAGGACTTCCAAGCTGATTCTGCAGATCGACAAGAGTAATTTCAGAAAGACCATCAAAACCCTGGACGGTCAGGTGATCATGGAAGACGAGATCGGATTCCACTGGGAATTCAGCTACGAGCACGGTTCTGATATTGTGAAGATGAGTAAGGTAGCCCAGAAAATGGAGAGCTTCTATGGCTTGGGTGACAAGCCCATGCACTTCAACCTCAAAGGTAAACGAGTGCAGAACTGGGTGACCGACGAATATGCCTATGGGAAAGATCGGGATCCCATCTACAAAGCGATCCCCTTCTATATTGGCTTACACAATGATACTGCTTACGGGCTGTTCTTTGACAATACCTTCCGAACCTTCTTCGACTTTGGCCATGAACGCCGCAATGTGACCAGTTTCTGGGCGCAAGGCGGGGAAATGAATTACTATTTCTTCTACGGGCCAGAAATGGAACAGGTAGTTACCTCCTATACGGACTTGACCGGGAAACCCGAGATGCCACCCTTGTGGGCCTTGGGTTATCACCAGTCCAAGTGGAGTTATTATCCGGAAAGCAATGTCAGAGAATTGGCAGCAAAGTTCAGAGAGCTAAAGATCCCTTGTGATGCCCTTTACCTGGATATCGATTATATGGATGGCTTCCGATGCTTCACCTGGAACAAGGATTATTTTCCCGATCCTGAGAAAATGGTCAGCGAATTGCAGGAGGACGGGTTTAAGACCGTTGCTATAATCGACCCGGGTATTAAGATCGACAAGGACTACGATATCTATAATGAAGCCCTGGAGAAAGGTTATTTCTGCCAGCGGGCAGATGGTCCCTTGATGAGGGGAAAGGTATGGCCAGGAGAATGTAATTTCCCGGATTTTACCAATCCTGAAGTGCGGACCTGGTGGAGCGGACTCTATAAAGAATTGATCGAGGACGTCGGCATAGCCGGCGTATGGAATGACATGAATGAGCCAGCCGTAATGGAAGTTCCAACTAAGACCTTCCCGCTGGATGTACGTCACGATTACGACGGCAATCCTTGTAGTCACCGCAAGGCTCACAATGTTTATGGCATGCAAATGGCCAAGGCGACCTATCAGGGCGTCAAGGAATTCGTTTATCCAAAACGACCATTTATCATTACTCGTTCTGCCTATTCCGGGACCCAAAGGTACTCTTCCTCCTGGACTGGTGACAACGTAGCGAGTTGGGAACACTTGTGGCTGGCCAATCAGCAAGTACAGCGCATGTGCGTTTCCGGCATGTCGTTCATCGGTTCTGATATAGGTGGATTTGCAGAACAACCAACCGGAGAGTTATTCATACGCTGGATACAATTAGGGGTGTTTCATCCATTCTGTCGGGTTCACTCTTCCGGAGATCACGGAGACCAGGAGCCCTGGTCTTTCGATCAGGACGTAACGGACATTACCAGAAAGTATATTGAGCTGAGGTATAAGTTATTGCCTTATCTATATACCATGTTCTACCGCTATGCCACCGACGGCATCCCTATGATCAAACCACTGGTGTATTTTGACCAAGAAGATCATCAAACCTATTACAGAACCGACGAGTTCATCTGTGGGGACCATCTGTTGGTCTGCCCTATTCAGGAGCCCAACGCCAAAGGAAGGAGAATGTATATCCCACGTGGTCGTTGGTACAACTACTGGACAGGCGAGGTCGTAAAAGGTGGTAAAGAACAATGGGTGGACGCAGATATCCAGACCATACCGCTATTTGTTCGGGAAGGAGCTATCATTCCGAAGTATCCGGTTCAGCAGTATGTAGGAGAAAAGGAGATCGATGAGGTCGAACTGGAGATCTACTACAAAGAGGGTAAACTGAATTCCGTACTTTATGAAGATGCCCATGAAGGTTACGATTATAAGAAAGGACGCTACAGTTTCCGAACCTTTAAGGTGACTGGTAAAAAGAATGAGCTCATCCTTCAACAGCACAAAGAGGGACGTTATATTACTCCATATGACAAGTTCAGACTGGATCTGAAAGGACTTCCATTCGAGATCAAGAAGATCGAGGTTGACAACCAGGAAACTCCTTTATCCGAATTAAGGGTGAATGGTAATACCTGTATTGTGGTAGACAAAAACTTTACGGAACTCCATTTTATAGGAGAATAA
- the glgB gene encoding 1,4-alpha-glucan branching protein GlgB, with the protein MSKVKGHSLFTDFDIDLFKSGKHFRLYEKLGAHLMEVDGEEGVYFAVWAPSAKAVSVIGDFNYWIEGEHPLNVRWDGSGIWEGFIPGVQKGASYKYKIHSHHNDIKTEKADPFAFRAEHPPHTASIVWESPYQWKDDSWMKKRKDLNRLDKAISVYEVHLGSWMRNLEEDRPLSYLELAEELVAYVKKMNFTHVEFMPIMEYPYDPSWGYQLTGYFAPTSRFGYPEELKKLIDQLHRNDIAVILDWVPSHFPEDAHGLGFFDGSHLYEHPDRRKGYHPDWKSLIFNYGRNEVRAFLISNALFWLDQYHVDGLRVDAVASMLYLDYSREDGEWEPNIYGGRENLDAISFFKELNEAVYGNFEGVQTIAEESTSFPMVSRPLYLGGLGFGMKWMMGWMHDTLEYFKKEPIYRQHHQNDITFSMTYAFTENFMLPLSHDEVVYGKQSILGRMPGDEWQRFANLRLLYSYMFTHPGSKLLFMGGEFGQSEEWDFQTSLDWHLLQYGYHSGIQRLVSDLNALYQKEAALHQKQFSAEGFEWISYDDSENSVLAFIRHGEDPQDDLIIICNMTPVIREDYRIGIPYAGSYRYVFNSDDSNYGGSGVTFSNRPKTEDIPWHRWDQSISFTLPPLGMMALKRMKTRKKS; encoded by the coding sequence ATGAGTAAAGTTAAGGGACACAGCCTGTTTACAGATTTTGACATCGACCTGTTTAAGAGCGGGAAACACTTCCGCCTTTATGAAAAATTAGGTGCACACCTGATGGAGGTCGATGGAGAGGAAGGAGTATATTTTGCGGTATGGGCACCCTCGGCCAAGGCGGTTTCTGTGATCGGAGATTTTAATTATTGGATAGAGGGCGAGCATCCCTTGAACGTGCGTTGGGATGGTTCTGGTATCTGGGAAGGATTTATCCCTGGAGTTCAGAAAGGAGCCTCCTACAAGTACAAGATCCATTCGCATCACAATGATATAAAGACGGAGAAGGCGGATCCTTTTGCTTTTCGTGCGGAGCACCCTCCGCATACAGCTTCCATCGTATGGGAATCCCCATACCAGTGGAAGGACGACTCCTGGATGAAAAAACGCAAGGACCTGAACCGCCTGGATAAGGCGATCTCCGTTTACGAAGTCCACCTGGGGTCCTGGATGAGAAACCTTGAAGAAGACCGGCCGCTGAGCTATTTGGAATTGGCGGAAGAGTTGGTAGCCTATGTGAAGAAGATGAACTTCACCCATGTAGAATTCATGCCTATCATGGAGTATCCATACGATCCTTCATGGGGATATCAACTAACGGGCTACTTTGCGCCTACTTCTCGTTTTGGTTACCCGGAGGAACTAAAAAAACTGATTGACCAGTTACATCGTAATGATATAGCAGTCATCCTGGATTGGGTTCCCTCCCACTTCCCGGAAGATGCACATGGACTTGGATTCTTTGACGGATCACATTTGTACGAGCATCCGGACAGGCGGAAAGGTTATCACCCGGATTGGAAGAGTTTGATCTTCAATTACGGACGCAATGAGGTTCGTGCTTTCCTGATCAGCAATGCGCTTTTTTGGTTAGATCAATACCATGTGGATGGCTTACGTGTGGATGCCGTAGCCTCTATGCTTTACCTTGATTATTCCAGGGAGGATGGAGAATGGGAACCAAACATTTATGGAGGCAGGGAAAACTTGGATGCTATTTCATTCTTTAAAGAACTGAACGAGGCTGTTTATGGAAATTTCGAAGGAGTTCAGACAATAGCAGAAGAGTCTACCTCCTTTCCTATGGTTTCGCGTCCGCTCTACCTGGGAGGACTCGGATTTGGAATGAAATGGATGATGGGCTGGATGCACGATACCCTGGAGTATTTTAAGAAAGAGCCCATTTACCGCCAACATCACCAGAATGATATCACCTTCAGCATGACCTACGCCTTTACGGAGAATTTCATGCTGCCTCTGAGTCATGATGAAGTAGTTTACGGGAAGCAATCCATTCTTGGCCGTATGCCAGGAGACGAATGGCAGCGCTTTGCAAACCTGCGATTGCTGTACAGCTATATGTTCACTCATCCAGGTTCCAAACTACTTTTTATGGGTGGCGAATTTGGTCAAAGCGAAGAATGGGATTTCCAAACCAGTCTGGATTGGCATTTGCTACAGTATGGCTATCACAGCGGCATACAGCGTTTGGTGTCCGACCTCAATGCCCTATATCAGAAAGAGGCGGCCTTGCATCAAAAACAGTTCTCTGCAGAAGGATTTGAATGGATCTCCTACGATGATTCCGAAAATTCGGTATTGGCCTTTATCCGGCACGGAGAAGACCCACAGGACGACCTGATCATCATTTGCAATATGACCCCTGTGATCCGAGAGGATTACCGCATTGGGATACCATACGCAGGTAGTTATCGCTATGTATTCAATAGTGACGACAGTAATTATGGCGGTAGCGGGGTGACCTTCAGCAACCGCCCCAAAACAGAAGATATTCCCTGGCATCGCTGGGATCAATCCATTAGTTTCACCCTGCCTCCATTGGGCATGATGGCGCTGAAAAGGATGAAAACGAGAAAGAAAAGCTAA
- a CDS encoding maltokinase N-terminal cap-like domain-containing protein, which translates to MAKAETSKNKSIPRFNVPWEQLMDDEGFVKMFLSEVLEEYIQKQRWYGGKSSKLKYIELTEYFRIQQNEEVYYGLILEVNFQEAFYQHYFLPIAFVTDEDFAKKDRILSVNVQGTDGVLIDAINLEAFRRLVFERILSSEPNDTTRVQYHRGDALKETAYQSSRFMGMEQSNTSVIINDKCVIKFFRRIYANKNPDYEMSRFLSNRKGFKNTPAYQGSLNIIDSDNFIITIALMQELVPNQGDAWEYMLEKMLKVFSNLSLRGIKVDRLPNHELFLRLPLRKVPHEIIDWAGLSIFQEIEQMAKRTAEMHIALGSEFEETAFEPQHFNMDYEVWLKNRVFYQFQNRLNTVENNLHKLDGKTLELAKQFLDGKNEIRKRFQDYDWTKLKGERIRIHGDYHLGQILVKDGDFIILDFEGEPESTIRDRQVKQPPLKDVAGLFRSFHYAIYATIFNHGSELDSTHEDLVTAGEILYRYLIGVFLQKYTELIQAANLNIGYNQERVFMLKYSMLEKAVYELGYEMNARPLWAVIPLEGIASIMNQE; encoded by the coding sequence ATGGCCAAAGCAGAAACCAGTAAGAACAAGTCTATCCCCAGGTTCAATGTACCCTGGGAACAACTTATGGACGACGAGGGCTTCGTGAAGATGTTCCTCTCCGAAGTACTGGAAGAATACATACAGAAACAACGCTGGTATGGCGGCAAGTCCAGTAAGCTGAAATATATAGAACTGACCGAGTACTTTCGAATTCAGCAAAATGAAGAAGTGTATTACGGGCTGATCCTTGAAGTCAATTTCCAAGAGGCTTTCTACCAACACTATTTCTTGCCCATTGCTTTTGTGACCGATGAAGATTTTGCCAAGAAGGACAGAATCCTTAGTGTAAATGTGCAGGGTACAGATGGGGTCTTGATAGACGCCATCAATCTGGAAGCATTTCGAAGACTGGTTTTTGAGCGTATCCTCAGTTCCGAACCAAATGACACCACCCGAGTCCAATATCATAGAGGGGATGCCTTAAAGGAAACAGCCTATCAGTCCTCTCGCTTCATGGGGATGGAACAGAGCAACACCTCAGTGATCATCAATGACAAATGTGTCATCAAGTTCTTTAGACGTATCTATGCCAACAAGAACCCGGATTACGAAATGTCCCGGTTTTTGTCCAACCGCAAAGGATTTAAGAATACACCGGCCTACCAGGGTAGTTTGAATATCATAGATAGTGACAACTTTATCATCACCATTGCCTTGATGCAGGAATTGGTTCCGAACCAAGGTGATGCCTGGGAGTACATGCTGGAAAAGATGCTAAAGGTATTTAGTAATCTGTCGCTTCGAGGTATCAAAGTAGATCGGTTACCCAATCACGAATTGTTCCTTCGGTTGCCCCTAAGAAAGGTACCACACGAGATCATAGACTGGGCCGGTCTGAGTATTTTCCAGGAGATCGAACAGATGGCCAAGCGAACTGCGGAAATGCATATTGCCCTGGGTAGCGAGTTTGAAGAGACTGCCTTCGAGCCACAACATTTCAACATGGATTACGAGGTCTGGCTAAAGAACAGGGTTTTTTACCAGTTCCAGAATCGCCTCAATACCGTTGAGAACAATCTGCATAAACTGGACGGTAAGACCTTGGAATTGGCCAAGCAATTCCTGGATGGTAAGAATGAGATCAGGAAACGCTTCCAGGATTACGACTGGACCAAGTTAAAGGGGGAACGGATCAGGATACACGGGGATTATCACTTAGGACAGATCCTAGTTAAGGACGGAGATTTCATTATCCTGGACTTCGAAGGGGAACCGGAAAGTACAATCAGGGATAGACAGGTGAAGCAACCTCCGCTAAAGGATGTAGCTGGTTTGTTCCGGTCATTCCACTATGCGATCTATGCCACCATATTTAACCACGGTTCCGAACTGGACTCTACTCACGAAGACCTGGTTACAGCTGGTGAGATACTTTACAGATATCTGATCGGGGTATTCTTGCAGAAATACACCGAATTGATCCAAGCTGCCAATTTGAATATTGGATACAACCAAGAACGGGTGTTTATGCTGAAGTACAGCATGTTAGAAAAGGCAGTTTACGAATTGGGTTACGAGATGAATGCTCGTCCACTATGGGCAGTTATCCCTCTGGAGGGAATCGCCTCGATTATGAACCAGGAATAA
- a CDS encoding alpha-1,4-glucan--maltose-1-phosphate maltosyltransferase, translating to MLNQRRVIVEKVYPQLDGGLHPIKCIIGDRIEVQADVFSDGHDVIAASLRYKHQKERNWKEVRMQPIENDRWGATMEMEKEGPYQYKVEAWVDHALNWQHGIERKIDDGQHVNSELLEGATYLKDLTKKTKGDKKKFLSSLAEKFEDPAHYEEAVVAAQSAELHDIFVRYPNKFLVNASAELGAFAERKRAGFSTWYEFFPRSSSPEPGVHGTFKDCEALLPRIADMGFDVLYLPPVHPIGEVNRKGKNNTTEAQEGDVGSTWGIGSQYGGHKDIHPELGTVEDFKSLVNKAKELGIEVAMDFALQAAPDHPWVKEHPAWFKWRPDGTVQYAENPPKKYQDILPIHFESEDWKNLWKEMLSIAMYWIEECGIRVFRVDNPHTKPFYFWGWLIAEVKKKYPEVIFLSEAFTKPKVMHQLAKQGFTQSYTYFTWRNSKQELIDYLVELTQTDQQYFFRPNFWPNTPDINPWALQSSHEPIYLQKYFLAATLSSNTGIYGPVFEQMQGAALPGKEEYLDSEKFQIRSWDWSVENKLTTLIGKINHIRKQHTSLQQTNDIQFLAVENDQLLAYYKFDQDRQDETIMIVNLDPYYAQNGWVQLPLHAMGISEGHPVQMTDQITGSSYIWDKEWNYVELHPALPFHLFKITH from the coding sequence ATGCTCAATCAAAGGCGAGTGATCGTTGAAAAAGTCTATCCTCAATTGGATGGCGGTCTTCACCCCATTAAATGTATTATTGGTGACCGAATCGAAGTTCAGGCTGACGTCTTCTCCGATGGCCACGATGTGATCGCTGCTAGTCTTCGTTATAAGCACCAGAAAGAGAGAAATTGGAAGGAAGTCAGAATGCAACCAATCGAGAATGATCGATGGGGAGCTACCATGGAAATGGAAAAAGAGGGGCCCTACCAATACAAGGTTGAAGCCTGGGTAGATCACGCCCTGAATTGGCAACACGGCATTGAGCGTAAGATCGATGACGGTCAGCATGTGAATTCTGAATTGTTAGAAGGAGCAACTTACCTCAAAGATCTCACAAAAAAAACCAAAGGGGACAAAAAGAAATTCTTGTCTTCCCTGGCAGAAAAATTTGAAGATCCGGCTCATTACGAAGAAGCAGTTGTGGCTGCACAAAGTGCTGAACTTCACGATATTTTCGTGCGCTATCCAAACAAGTTCCTGGTCAATGCAAGTGCCGAATTGGGTGCTTTTGCAGAACGAAAAAGGGCTGGATTCAGTACGTGGTACGAGTTTTTCCCCAGGTCTTCTTCCCCAGAACCAGGTGTTCACGGTACTTTTAAAGACTGTGAAGCCTTGCTTCCTCGTATTGCGGATATGGGGTTCGATGTGCTTTACCTCCCGCCCGTTCATCCAATTGGGGAGGTCAATCGCAAAGGAAAGAACAACACCACCGAAGCACAGGAAGGTGATGTGGGATCCACCTGGGGTATTGGCTCCCAATACGGTGGTCATAAGGACATTCACCCAGAGTTGGGAACTGTGGAGGATTTCAAGTCCTTGGTCAATAAGGCTAAGGAATTAGGAATTGAAGTGGCCATGGACTTTGCCTTGCAGGCCGCACCGGATCATCCCTGGGTCAAAGAGCATCCCGCCTGGTTCAAATGGAGACCGGATGGGACTGTACAGTACGCCGAAAATCCGCCCAAGAAATACCAGGACATCCTGCCTATTCATTTTGAAAGTGAGGACTGGAAGAACCTCTGGAAAGAAATGTTGAGCATTGCCATGTATTGGATAGAAGAGTGCGGTATTCGAGTCTTTCGCGTGGATAACCCACACACCAAACCATTCTACTTCTGGGGGTGGTTGATTGCCGAGGTCAAAAAGAAATATCCAGAAGTGATCTTCCTATCGGAAGCCTTTACCAAACCGAAGGTCATGCATCAGTTGGCCAAACAAGGCTTTACTCAATCTTATACTTATTTCACCTGGAGAAACAGCAAGCAGGAGTTGATCGACTACCTGGTGGAATTGACCCAGACCGACCAGCAGTACTTTTTCCGGCCTAACTTTTGGCCCAACACCCCGGACATCAACCCCTGGGCCTTGCAAAGCAGTCACGAACCGATTTATTTACAGAAGTATTTCCTGGCCGCAACCCTGAGTTCGAATACAGGTATTTACGGTCCTGTTTTTGAACAAATGCAGGGCGCAGCATTACCTGGCAAGGAAGAATACCTGGATTCCGAAAAATTCCAGATCCGATCCTGGGACTGGAGCGTAGAGAACAAACTGACCACCTTGATCGGAAAGATCAACCACATTAGAAAACAGCATACTTCTTTACAGCAGACCAATGATATTCAATTCCTGGCTGTAGAGAATGATCAGCTATTGGCCTACTACAAGTTTGACCAGGACCGACAGGACGAGACCATCATGATCGTCAACCTGGATCCGTATTATGCTCAAAATGGTTGGGTGCAATTACCGCTGCATGCCATGGGCATCTCCGAAGGTCATCCCGTACAAATGACTGACCAAATCACAGGTAGCAGCTATATTTGGGATAAAGAATGGAATTATGTAGAATTACACCCTGCCTTACCTTTCCACTTGTTTAAGATCACCCATTAA
- a CDS encoding alpha/beta hydrolase: MSTEKRINYQASNTYSTLNKLSADTQRIWMVFHGMGYLSRYFIRHFKNLDPVKNYIIAPQAPSKYYQGPDFKHVGASWLTREDTVNETDNVLNYVEGVWQAELAHTNCELIVLGYSQGVSIATRWLAKYQRRCDQLIIHSGGLPKELTAKDFSHFQETTKVHYVFGNSDPYINQDRLDLERKRAEALFGSVQERPFKGAHVVNEEYLLQI; encoded by the coding sequence ATGTCCACTGAAAAAAGAATCAATTACCAGGCCTCGAACACCTACTCCACTTTGAACAAGCTGAGTGCCGATACTCAAAGGATCTGGATGGTATTTCACGGGATGGGATATTTGAGCAGATATTTTATAAGACACTTCAAAAACCTAGATCCCGTCAAGAATTATATAATCGCCCCTCAGGCTCCGTCCAAATACTATCAAGGCCCAGACTTTAAACACGTAGGTGCTAGTTGGCTCACCCGGGAGGACACGGTAAACGAGACCGATAATGTTCTAAACTATGTGGAAGGGGTATGGCAGGCAGAATTAGCTCATACCAACTGCGAACTTATCGTTTTGGGTTATTCGCAGGGAGTTTCCATCGCCACCCGCTGGTTGGCCAAATATCAAAGAAGATGTGATCAGCTAATCATTCATTCTGGCGGTCTTCCTAAAGAGTTGACTGCAAAGGACTTCAGCCATTTTCAAGAAACGACAAAGGTTCACTATGTCTTCGGTAATTCGGACCCATATATTAACCAGGATAGGCTGGACCTGGAAAGGAAAAGAGCAGAGGCGCTTTTTGGATCCGTACAGGAACGCCCATTTAAGGGAGCCCATGTTGTCAATGAAGAATATCTGCTGCAGATTTAG
- a CDS encoding PaaI family thioesterase, with translation MDPKDQLLKKLNSLCPNTLMETLQIEFVDVEDEMVVARMPVTNRVHQPDGVLHGGATVALAESVGSAASHLFLGGQDVQVRGIEISANHLKSVKNGYVFAQATVIHKGRSTQLWQIRITDDQDRLISLVKLTTITLSN, from the coding sequence ATGGACCCCAAAGACCAGCTACTTAAAAAACTCAACTCCCTTTGCCCAAATACACTGATGGAGACCCTTCAGATTGAATTTGTGGATGTTGAAGACGAAATGGTTGTTGCCCGTATGCCGGTCACAAACAGGGTTCATCAGCCCGACGGTGTGCTGCATGGCGGTGCTACAGTCGCATTGGCTGAAAGTGTTGGAAGTGCGGCTTCCCATTTGTTTTTAGGTGGTCAGGATGTTCAGGTTCGAGGGATAGAGATCTCTGCCAATCACTTAAAAAGTGTAAAGAACGGCTATGTTTTCGCTCAAGCTACAGTAATTCATAAAGGACGCAGTACTCAACTTTGGCAGATACGGATAACGGACGACCAAGATCGACTGATCTCCCTGGTCAAACTTACCACCATAACATTATCTAACTGA
- a CDS encoding isochorismate synthase: MRNVEELIARTDCSLEHSRPFVIYSEVGSKTIQAYFSEDNPSEIEPFSGRGFVFAPYQYDNNALFLNFDNSSSLHLEHTEWSQELTSLSGENRPCTESEMSSYLRLVKDALSLIKVKTVKKVVTSRCSSIALRDFDLNSLFRRLFGLYPDAFCYIWYHPESGLWCGATPELLVQTDGQEFHTMALAGTKPYEQYLPANWSEKEEEEQQLVVDFIVNRLQKVTSVVKLSKTRTHRAGQVVHLRTDISGMLKKNKTTLGSLVRTLHPTSAVCGMPRKLSSNFLEKQEGYDREYYTGFLGPYNQEESMGKLYVNLRCMKLFKDKAHIYVGGGITEQSDPQSEWEETENKKRTMLEVLSAML, from the coding sequence ATGAGGAATGTTGAGGAGCTTATTGCTCGAACAGATTGTTCCCTGGAACACTCACGTCCTTTCGTTATTTACAGTGAGGTAGGCTCCAAGACTATTCAGGCTTATTTTAGTGAGGATAATCCATCAGAAATAGAACCATTTTCCGGCCGTGGTTTTGTTTTCGCGCCTTATCAATATGACAACAATGCGTTGTTTTTGAACTTTGACAATAGTAGCAGTTTGCACCTTGAGCATACTGAATGGTCACAGGAGCTGACAAGTCTCAGTGGAGAGAACAGGCCTTGTACTGAATCTGAAATGAGTTCTTATTTGAGATTGGTAAAGGATGCCCTTTCCCTGATCAAAGTTAAGACGGTGAAAAAAGTGGTCACTAGCCGATGTTCTTCCATTGCGTTGAGAGATTTTGACTTGAATAGTCTTTTTCGCCGGCTCTTTGGTCTTTATCCGGACGCGTTTTGTTATATCTGGTATCATCCGGAATCTGGTCTTTGGTGTGGGGCAACCCCAGAGTTACTGGTACAGACAGATGGTCAGGAATTCCATACCATGGCCCTGGCCGGAACCAAACCCTATGAACAATATCTTCCGGCCAATTGGTCCGAGAAGGAGGAAGAAGAGCAACAATTGGTGGTGGACTTCATTGTCAACAGATTGCAAAAGGTGACATCGGTTGTCAAATTATCCAAGACACGGACTCACCGAGCTGGTCAGGTAGTTCACTTGAGAACTGACATCAGTGGAATGCTGAAAAAGAACAAGACCACCTTGGGAAGTTTGGTAAGAACATTACACCCAACTTCTGCTGTATGTGGTATGCCTAGGAAATTGTCTTCAAATTTCCTCGAAAAGCAGGAAGGCTATGACAGGGAGTACTACACCGGGTTTCTCGGGCCTTATAACCAGGAGGAGAGTATGGGGAAACTATATGTTAACCTGCGTTGCATGAAACTTTTTAAGGATAAAGCCCATATTTATGTGGGTGGAGGAATTACCGAGCAATCGGACCCACAATCCGAGTGGGAGGAGACCGAGAACAAGAAGCGCACCATGTTAGAGGTGCTCTCCGCTATGCTTTAA